Proteins encoded together in one Planctomyces sp. SH-PL14 window:
- a CDS encoding DUF1559 domain-containing protein codes for MELWLRHWKVFFGALVLVLGEVGYIAYSLRDTRDASRQQGTLDSLRQVDGGLRGFTSNCSMPLPKVGTEQDTDPGLSWQTQLLPWLDQQTLYGRIDFQKPWNSRENARPLSTEIAAFQSPHERYHATVAGFAITHQTANSRLFPPGKALSLNEIADGLSRTIWIGEIGAAYPPWARPGNVRDPARGLGGGADQFGRAGADVCCVFYLDGNGGALSSRIDPRTLKQLADPADGVPPESEF; via the coding sequence ATGGAACTGTGGTTGCGGCACTGGAAAGTCTTTTTCGGGGCGCTCGTGCTCGTCCTGGGTGAGGTCGGCTACATCGCCTACTCGCTCCGCGACACGCGCGACGCGAGCCGGCAGCAGGGGACGCTCGACTCGCTGCGGCAGGTCGATGGAGGGCTGCGCGGGTTCACCTCGAACTGCTCGATGCCGCTGCCGAAGGTCGGGACCGAGCAGGACACGGACCCGGGACTGAGCTGGCAGACACAGCTTCTCCCGTGGCTCGATCAGCAGACGCTCTACGGCCGGATCGACTTTCAGAAGCCTTGGAACTCCCGGGAGAATGCCCGTCCGCTGTCGACGGAGATCGCGGCCTTTCAAAGCCCGCATGAGCGGTATCACGCCACGGTCGCGGGGTTCGCGATCACGCATCAGACGGCGAACTCGCGGCTGTTTCCGCCCGGGAAAGCGCTGTCGCTCAATGAGATTGCGGACGGACTTTCGCGGACGATCTGGATCGGCGAGATCGGGGCCGCCTATCCCCCGTGGGCCCGGCCGGGAAACGTTCGCGATCCGGCCCGCGGCCTGGGGGGCGGCGCGGACCAGTTCGGCCGCGCGGGGGCCGATGTCTGCTGCGTCTTCTATCTGGACGGCAACGGCGGAGCACTCAGCTCCAGGATCGATCCCCGCACGCTCAAGCAGCTTGCCGATCCGGCTGACGGGGTTCCGCCGGAGTCGGAGTTCTGA
- a CDS encoding DUF1559 domain-containing protein has translation MAATVVALLVLPAVGCWVFKEWDQAHREWRYREANGRLRKVGTAVQMYATRYDGWTPAGGMATDASPEWSWQVQLLPFLDRDDLYRRIDFRQRWDAGPNREVTATSLETFLSPYESKPASHWELAITHQAANARVFDVRHGVNLDEAMKLDGLGATLMLGEIGTEFPPWAKPGNVRELTRGLGGGPGQFGRSQGWGGFVMFLGGNGKYLSADTSPRVLELLADPNNGVPRGDEF, from the coding sequence ATGGCGGCAACAGTGGTAGCCCTGCTGGTTCTACCCGCGGTTGGCTGTTGGGTCTTCAAGGAATGGGACCAGGCACACCGTGAGTGGCGTTACAGAGAAGCGAATGGCCGCCTGCGGAAAGTTGGCACGGCCGTGCAGATGTACGCCACACGTTACGATGGTTGGACCCCGGCGGGTGGAATGGCCACGGATGCGTCTCCCGAGTGGAGCTGGCAGGTGCAGCTTCTTCCCTTTCTGGATCGCGACGATCTCTATCGCCGGATCGACTTCCGCCAGCGGTGGGACGCCGGTCCCAACCGGGAGGTGACGGCGACCTCGCTCGAAACGTTTCTCAGTCCATACGAATCGAAGCCGGCCTCCCATTGGGAACTGGCCATCACGCATCAGGCGGCCAATGCGAGAGTCTTTGACGTTCGCCACGGAGTGAACCTGGATGAGGCGATGAAGCTGGACGGCCTTGGCGCGACATTGATGCTCGGCGAGATCGGGACGGAGTTTCCCCCTTGGGCCAAGCCGGGAAACGTCCGGGAACTGACGCGGGGCCTCGGCGGCGGACCGGGGCAGTTCGGGAGGAGCCAGGGCTGGGGAGGCTTCGTGATGTTCCTTGGAGGGAATGGCAAGTATCTCTCCGCCGACACGTCGCCCCGGGTCCTGGAACTGCTGGCCGATCCGAACAATGGCGTCCCGCGAGGCGATGAGTTCTGA
- a CDS encoding polyprenyl synthetase family protein — protein MSVSPLPLETRLAELRELVEARLAVYARLGPDSPSRLTESMAYSLMAGGKRMRPALVLLACEACGGEPEAALPAACAIEMIHTYSLIHDDLPAMDNDDFRRGRPTNHKQFGEATAILAGDGLLTLAFEVLARHVQPPALAAACVVDLASAAGPLGMVGGQEADLEGEGRFDSETGGGASRIATVEQLEWIHKRKTGRLLCSALTMGGRIAGATPEILRRLQIYGESVGLAFQIADDLLDVTGDPSRMGKAVRKDADAQKMTYPALLGEAESRRRAEGLIHRACDAISELGARSRHLVDLAHYIIERDH, from the coding sequence ATGTCCGTCTCTCCTCTCCCCCTTGAAACCCGGCTCGCCGAACTCCGCGAACTCGTCGAAGCGCGGCTGGCCGTCTATGCGCGCCTGGGGCCGGACTCGCCGTCGCGGCTGACCGAGTCGATGGCCTACAGCCTGATGGCCGGGGGAAAGCGGATGCGGCCCGCCCTCGTCCTGCTCGCCTGCGAGGCGTGCGGCGGCGAGCCCGAAGCGGCGCTCCCCGCGGCGTGTGCGATCGAGATGATCCATACGTATTCGCTGATCCATGACGACCTGCCGGCGATGGACAACGACGACTTCCGTCGCGGCCGGCCGACGAACCACAAGCAGTTCGGCGAAGCGACCGCGATTCTGGCGGGAGACGGACTCCTGACGCTGGCCTTCGAAGTCCTGGCCCGCCACGTTCAGCCCCCCGCGCTCGCCGCGGCGTGCGTGGTCGATCTGGCGAGTGCCGCTGGGCCGCTCGGGATGGTCGGCGGGCAGGAGGCGGACCTCGAAGGAGAAGGCCGCTTCGACAGCGAAACCGGCGGGGGAGCCTCGCGGATCGCGACGGTCGAACAGCTGGAATGGATTCATAAACGCAAGACCGGTCGGCTCTTGTGTTCCGCCCTCACGATGGGGGGCCGGATTGCCGGGGCCACCCCGGAAATCTTGCGCAGGCTGCAAATCTACGGCGAATCGGTTGGTCTGGCGTTCCAGATTGCGGATGATCTCTTGGACGTCACCGGCGATCCCTCCAGAATGGGAAAAGCGGTCCGGAAAGACGCCGACGCCCAGAAAATGACCTATCCCGCCCTGCTCGGCGAGGCCGAAAGCCGCCGCCGCGCCGAGGGACTCATCCACCGTGCGTGCGACGCCATCTCGGAGCTGGGGGCACGAAGCCGCCACCTCGTCGATCTGGCCCACTACATCATCGAGCGAGATCACTAA